A single genomic interval of Dromiciops gliroides isolate mDroGli1 chromosome 1, mDroGli1.pri, whole genome shotgun sequence harbors:
- the CAMSAP3 gene encoding calmodulin-regulated spectrin-associated protein 3 isoform X3, whose amino-acid sequence MVEAAPAGPGPLRKTFLVPEIKPLDQYDFPRAKTAASLAWVLRAAFGGAEHVPSELWEPFYTDQYAQEHVKPPVTRLLLSAELYCRAWRLALPQLEAPPGPAALLTLLARRGLTPALPDRPVREADLRHQPILMGAHLAVIDALMTAFASEWTASLPVPAAPGSWEHKLLLWVDSTMRRLQEMTEREAAQRTPVPPADSAAQPSIRYRKDRAVARRAPCFPVVSGLQDLASGAALAAIIHCYCPQLLRLEDVCLKDTMSVADSLYNLQLVQDFCAARLPGGCPLALEDLLYVPPLLKTNVAVLLAELFLCFEVLKPDFVRPKELPDGRGSSPGVSEASTPPSGNGASSPVFNFRHPLLSPGGPQSPLRSSSGSLQSSPSMTHIEAFGKAWNRQLSRPLSQAVSFSTPFGLDSDVDVVMGDPVLLRSASSDSLGPPRVSALQPPPEAAPEPGDLPTIEEALQIIHSAEPRLLPDGAADGGFYLHSPEGPSKPTLSSSYPSETSKPLAYYPHPEGGLKASKAPLASPYHPGEASKAVPPEGPSATPPQAEVRMTSFAERKKQLVKPEGRTGEEGGAGGPPQAPPEALSSSEMSKLGARLEEKRRAIEAQKRRIEAIFAKHRQQLGKSAFLQVQKREAGGESDGDGIEGDGGSGVQAAEGAPGSGPGERPAGEGRGEPSERPKMVTFSPEVVSGRLSDEGMGDYNRAVSKLSAALSSLQRDMQRLTDQQQRLLREPEHPGPGPPAAAWIIPGPAGPRAPSPAPVRRAPPPRSPQPPPRRSSAPASTPAPRSPKHARPAELRLAPLTRVLTPPHDVDTLPHLRKFSPSQVPVQTRSSILFDEDQPDPGSGPSKPEPEPGPKAGEVPAEPLGGAATPSGRPGLIEIPLGSLDSDGDGSPPGGEDSLEEAVNGEPRTGLGFFYKDEEKPEDEMAQKRASLLERQQRRADEARRRKQWLEVEREQKKEEAARLAQEERARVGAGASLEEEGPARRGDFTRQEYERRAQLKLMDDLDKVLRPRGTGGGPGRGGARRPPRPRSGCCDDSALGRSPRGLLGSRLSKVYSQSTLSLSTVANDSSNNLGVKRPTSRAPSPSGLMSPSRLLGNRDRDWENGSTASSPASVPEYTGPKLYKEPSAKSNKYIIHNALAHCCLAGKVNESHKNRILEEIEKSKANHFLILFRDSSCQFRALYTFSGETEEMSRLAGYGPRTITKSMVEGIYKYNSDRKRFTQIPAKTMSMSVDAITIQGHFWQTKKPTTPKKPSTPK is encoded by the exons ATGGTGGAGGCGGCGCCCGCCGGCCCCGGGCCGCTGCGGAAAACCTTCCTGGTGCCCGAGATCAAGCCCCTGGATCAGTACGACTTCCCGCGGGCCAAGACGGCCGCCAGCCTGGCCTGGGTGCTGCGGGCCGCCTTCGGGGGCGCAG AGCATGTGCCTTCAGAGCTGTGGGAGCCTTTCTACACAGACCAGTATGCCCAGGAGCATGTGAAGCCTCCGGTGACTCGGCTGCTCCTCTCAGCCGAGCTGTACTGCCGGGCCTGGCGGCTGGCGCTACCCCAGCTTGAGGCCCCACCCGGCCCCGCTGCCCTCTTGACGCTATTGGCCCGGCGGGGTCTGACCCCGGCCCTGCCTGATCGGCCTGTGCGGGAGGCTGACCTGCGACACCAGCCCATCCTGATG GGTGCCCACTTGGCTGTGATCGATGCCCTCATGACAGCCTTCGCCTCAGAGTGGACTGCATCCCTGCCTGTCCCTGCAGCCCCGGGCAGTTGGGAACACAAGCTCCTTCTCTGGGTTGACTCG ACCATGCGGAGGCTCCAGGAGATGACAGAGCGGGAGGCAGCTCAGAGAACCCCGGTGCCCCCAGCAGACAGTGCTGCCCAGCCCTCG ATCCGGTACCGAAAGGACCGGGCCGTGGCCCGCAGGGCCCCCTGCTTCCCTGTCGTGTCGGGCCTCCAGGATCTGGCCAGCGGAGCTGCCTTGGCTGCCATCATCCATTGCTACTGCCCCCAGCTGCTGAGGCTCGAGG ACGTATGCCTGAAGGACACCATGTCTGTAGCAGACAGTCTGTACAACCTTCAACTGGTCCAGGACTTCTGTGCTGCCCGCCTGCCAGGTGGCTGCCCCCTGGCTCTGGAGGACTTGCTCTACGTGCCCCCCCTTCTCAAG ACCAATGTGGCTGTGCTGCTGGCCGAGCTGTTTCTGTGTTTTGAGGTGCTGAAGCCAGACTTTGTGAGGCCCAAAGAACTGCCAGATGGGAGAG gttcctctccGGGGGTCAGCGAAGCCTCCACCCCACCGAGCGGCAACGGAGCCAG CTCCCCTGTTTTCAACTTCCGGCACCCACTGCTGTCTCCAGGGGGGCCACAGTCTCCCCTCCGTAGCTCATCAG GCTCCTTACAGTCATCACCCTCCATGACCCACATAGAGGCTTTTGGGAAGGCGTGGAACCGGCAGCTCAG CCGCCCCTTGTCCCAGGCTGTATCTTTCAGCACTCCCTTTGGCCTGGACAGCGACGTGGACGTGGTCATGGGTGACCCAGTGCTTTTACGCTCTGCCAGTTCCGATAGCCTGGGTCCCCCAAGGGTTTCGGCGTTGCAGCCTCCCCCAGAGGCAGCCCCGGAACCTGGGGACCTCCCCACCATAGAAGAAGCCCTGCAGATCATCCACAGTGCTGAGCCCCGCCTGCTCCCAGATGGTGCTGCCGATGGCGGCTTTTATCTCCATTCCCCCGAGGGACCCTCAAAACCTACCTTGTCTTCATCCTATCCATCTGAGACCTCAAAACCTCTTGCTTACTACCCCCATCCAGAGGGGGGCCTCAAAGCTTCAAAAGCACCCTTGGCTTCCCCCTACCACCCTGGAGAGGCCTCTAAAGCAGTCCCACCTGAGGGGCCCTCCGCAACGCCTCCCCAGGCCGAAGTGCGCATGACAAGCTTTGCAGAGAGGAAGAAGCAGCTGGTGAAGCCAGAGGGTCGGactggggaggagggtggggcaGGCGGTCCTCCCCAGGCCCCTCCCGAGGCTCTGAGCTCCTCCGAGATGAGTAAGCTGGGGGCGAGGCTGGAGGAGAAACGTCGAGCTATTGAGGCCCAGAAGCGGCGCATTGAGGCCATCTTTGCGAAGCACCGGCAGCAGCTGGGCAAGAGCGCCTTTCTGCAGGTGCAGAAGCGCGAGGCTGGTGGGGAGAGTGATGGGGATGGCATCGAAGGGGACGGTGGTTCTGGTGTGCAGGCGGCTGAAGGTGCCCCGGGCTCAGGACCTGGGGAGAGGCCAGCTGGCGAGGGCCGTGGAGAGCCTTCTGAAAGGCCCAAGATGGTGACCTTCTCCCCGGAGGTGGTGTCTGGCCGCCTTTCAGATGAGGGCATGGGGGACTACAACCGGGCGGTCAGTAAGTTGAGCGCGGCCCTGAGCTCTTTGCAGCGGGATATGCAGCGGCTCACGGACCAGCAGCAGCGGCTCCTGCGGGAGCCCGAGCACCCTGGGCCTGGCCCCCCTGCCGCTGCTTGGATCATTCCTGGCCCCGCTGGGCCCCgggccccctccccagcccctgtGCGCCGTGCCCCACCCCCTCGATCGCCCCAGCCGCCCCCACGCCGATCCTCAGCCCCTGCTTCCACCCCGGCTCCCCGTAGCCCCAAACATGCGCGGCCGGCAGAGCTACGGCTGGCGCCCTTGACTCGGGTACTGACTCCACCGCACGATGTGGACACTCTTCCCCACCTGCGCAAGTTCTCACCATCCCAGGTCCCCGTTCAGACGCGCTCCTCGATCCTTTTTGATGAGGATCAGCCTGACCCTGGCTCTGGCCCTTCAAAGCCAGAGCCTGAGCCTGGACCCAAGGCAGGAGAGGTGCCTGCCGAGCCCCTAGGAGGGGCTGCCACCCCGTCTGGCCGGCCAGGGCTCATCGAGATCCCGCTTGGGAGCCTGGACAGCGACGGGGACGGGAGCCCCCCTGGAGGGGAAGACTCTCTGGAGGAGGCGGTGAATGGAGAGCCACGCACCGGCCTGGGTTTCTTCTATAAG GATGAAGAGAAGCCAGAAGATGAAATGGCACAGAAACGGGCCAGCCTGCTCGAGCGGCAGCAGCGGCGGGCAGACGAGGCGCGCAGGCGGAAACAGTGGCTCGAGGTGGAGAGGgagcagaagaaggaggaagCCGCCCG CTTGGCCCAGGAGGAAAGGGCCCGAGTTGGGGCTGGGGCCAGCCTGGAAGAGGAAGGCCCAGCCCGGAGAGGGGACTTTACGCGACAAGAATATGAGAGGCGGGCACAGCTCAAGTTGATGGACGACCTGGACAAAGTCCTGAGGCCTCGAGGGACAGGGGGCGGGCCTGGAAGAGGGGGCGCCCGTCGGCCCCCTCGACCTCGATCTGGCTGCTGTGACGACTCAGCCCTAGGCCGCAGTCCCCGAGGTCTCTTGG GGTCCCGACTTAGCAAAGTTTACTCCCAGTCCACCCTGTCCCTTTCCACTGTGGCCAATGATTCTTCCAACAACCTTGGGGTAAAGAGGCCCACATCCAG GGCCCCTTCTCCATCCGGCCTCATGTCCCCCAGTCGTCTGTTAGGTAACCGAGATCGGGACTGGGAAAATGGGAGTACTGCCTCATCACCGGCCTCTGTTCCAGAATACACAG GCCCCAAACTGTACAAGGAGCCCAGCGCCAAGTCCAACAAGTACATCATTCACAACGCACTGGCCCACTGCTGCCTGGCTGGCAAGGTCAATGAATCTCACAAGAACCGCATCCTGGAG GAAATCGAGAAGAGCAAAGCCAACCACTTCCTGATCCTCTTCCGGGACTCCAGCTGCCAGTTTCGGGCCCTGTACACATTCTCTGGGGAGACGGAAGAGATGTCACGCCTGGCTGGCTATGGCCCCCGCACCATCACCAAGTCCATGGTGGAGGGCATCTACAAGTACAACTCTGACCGGAAGCGCTTCACACAGATTCCTGCCAAGACCATGTCCATGAGTGTGGATGCCATCACCATCCAAGGTCACTTCTGGCAGACCAAGAAACCCACTACCCCAAAGAAGCCCAGCACCCCTAAATAG